In the Clostridium cellulovorans 743B genome, GCTGCTATGAAATTAAAAAAGTTAATGCTAAAAGGTTGTGTTATAACATTAGCAATCTTATACATACTATATACACCTAGTGCAGCTATAAAAAGTCACTTATTTTTTAGTAATCCTATAAAAAGTCTAACTTGTAGTATAACGAAATCTAATTATGTTGATTCATATTATGGACAACAATACTTGGTAGATGGTTTTGATGATATTCATTTTGGATATGTTAATAGAAATCTTGTAGGGTGGTGCTATTGGTCAGGGGGAGGTTCTGGCCCATAAAAATGTTGTGTTGATTGGTGTTCATTAGGAAGTGAATAAGTTAAATACAAATATTCTAAGTTCATACCCTTTGAGGAGTGTGGATTTATTTCTTACACAAAAAGGGCTTCGTACTTAGTACGGCAGCCCTTTTGACTTGTTGAAAGCCATATGGATTATAAAATGAGGAATTAAAACTTAAAATATTTTATTATAGTATCTGTATTAAAATCCAATTAAGGTAGAATACAAAAGTACACAATTCAAAACTACAATTATTAGAGCAATTGCAAATCCAAATATCTTAGTAGCTGAGGAGTTCACGAATTCCCCCATAATAGATTTTTTGCTAGTTAAAAGAATCAGAGGAATTATTGCAGCAGGTAGTGCAAAGCTTAAAAAAACTTGACTAAGAACTAGGGCTGTCATTGGATTTATTCCTATAGCTAGAATAAACATAGCTGGGACCATAGTGATGAGTCTTTTTATATTTGTAGGGATTTTTATATTAACAAAGCCATTCATAACCGTTTCGCCAGCCATAGTACCTACTGTAGAGGAGGAAAAACCAGAGGCAAGTAAGGCAATACCAAAAGCACCACTGGAAAGAGAGCCTAGTAGGGGACTTAAGGATTTGTGAGCATCCTCAATGGAATCAACTACAAGTCCACTTTTATAAAACACGGCAGCAGAAACTATTACCATAGCAGCATTAACTATAAAAGCAATATTCATGGCTATGAATATATCTATTTTTTCTAGCTTAAGATGCTTTTTTTTCTGGCTTATTGAGCAATTTTTATTTCTGTCTTGAACTAGTTCTGAGTGCAAGTAAATTACATGAGGCATCACTGTAGCACCTAGCATTCCAACAGCTATTAATAACGAATTGTTATCAGGAAGTGTTGGTACCAATGTACCTAAAGCTATAGCAGAAAAATCAGGTCTTGCTAGGAAAAGTTCTATGGTATAAGCAAGACAGATGATGGCTACTAAAATGGTTATAACTATTTCAATTAGCCTTTGTCCATATTTTTGAAGGTAAACTATTCCAAAGGTTATGATACCCGTTAATAAACCTGCTATGGGAAGCGGAATTCTAAATAAGAGGTAAAACCCAAGGGAAGCTCCTAAAAATTCTGCTAGGGTAGTGGCGATTGTAGCTAGTCCTGCTACAAACCAAAATATCCAATTTACTTTTTTCGAAAATACCTTTCTACATAAGCCTGTTAAATTTTCTTCTGTAGCTATACCCAACTTAGCAGATAAGGTCTGAAGAAAAATTGCCATAAGGTTACTCCAAAATATAACCCATAACAAGCTGTAATCATATGAAGAACCACCAGTAATATTTGTTGCAAAATTACCAGGGTCAATGTAAGCAACACTTACAACAAAAGCAGGTCCTATAAATTTTAAATTGCTCCTCAGTTTATTCTTAGTCAAGGGTCTATAAGTAAGACCTTTCCCTTCTTTTGCAGTTTGCATAAGAGTTCCACCTCCGACGTAATCATAAGTTAAAAGTAAAGTCATATAAGTTATATATAGTAACAGCTGTTTAATATATTGAGATTAATGAAAAAATCAAAATTTTCACTACCAAGTTGTGATAGTTAACTTAAAAGAATTTAGTTAATACCAATAAATATAGTTAACGTTAATAAACACAGTTTACATAGAATAATTGAGTTGACCTAAACTAAAAGAATTTCCCTTATACAACTTATGAGATTATATATAGAAAAGTTACAGATATTGATTTTATTTTTAATGATAGGACATAGAAGGGAAAATAAATTAATATTATATAAGTAGGTTTAATATTTTTTACTAACTATATATTTAGGAGGCATTCGGGTGAAAGATAGTTTTTTTCATACCTTTAATGAATATATGAAAAAAGAACATAATGTTCTTACCGCATCAATGGAAGATTATCTTGAGATGATATACAGACTTTCAATTAATGATAAGTTTACTCGAATAAAGGAGTTAGCTTCAGCTTTAAATGTGCAGCCATCCTCAGCGACAAAAATGGTTCAACGATTATCAGAATTAAAGCTATTAAAGTATGAGAAATATGGTTTAATTATATTTGAGGAAAAGGGAAGAGTTTTAGGAGAGTTGTTATATAGAAGGCATATAGTAGTAGAAGAATTTTTCAAATTAATAGGAGTTGGAGAAGAGCATATTTTAGAAGATACTGAAAAGGTGGAACATACTATTTCTATAAATACTTTAAATTGTTTTGAACATATGACAAAGTTCTTTAAAGAAAATCCGGAAAACTTAAAGGATTATATTAATTATCTATCAAAGCAAGGTTTCAAGTTGAAACCTTAATTTTTTTAGATGCCTATAGAATTAATAAACTTATTGTTCCAATGATTTATGATAGTGTAGAATAATTATATATATAAAATTAGATGGGCTGATGTTTTGAGTGTTGGCTCATTTTTAGTGTGCTTATTGTAGTGAAAGGCTTCGAACATACTTTAAAGGTAAGATTAACTATACAAAAAATGGATTGTAGTAAACAATAATATGAGATTTAAAAACAAAAAACAAACCACTAGTTATTGTAGATTCTCCGATTTATGACTTCATAAGATAAAATTAGAAATATAGTTAAGAATATGTGAAGTAATTTTTTGATTAAGTAATAGAAGCTTATTATAACAGTAGGTATTTGAAAGAAATTTTTAGAGGGATTATATGACTATAGGAGTAGGATTAATTATATCGAAATATAGTAGTAAAGAATGTCTTGATGACATTAGAGAAAGATATGGATTAGACTTAATTGAAATATCAAATAGTCATATTGATATGCAATTATTAAAATAGGGAGATTAACAAATGGAATTAAGGATTGAAAAAGTAAGACTAAAAGATAATTACCAGTACAAAATAATTGAGGAAGACAATCTTATTAATACAGCAGAAGTTAATCGTATTGTATATTTTGACTTTAGAAAAATATCTTTGTTTGATACTGATGGTAATGAAGTTATTAGTTTGAGGCAAGAAGATAAGAAGAAATTAATTCTTGAGAATACACCAATTATAAGTATATTTAGATTCAGCAGCTGTCCATATATATATTATAAAAATGGAGAAAATCAAGGATATTTACGTAACAATCATGGTTCAGTAATCGGAGAAATATTAGGTAAAAAATTTGAGATATGGAGCCACTCACACAAAGATATTTCCGTATATTGTGATGATGTACAGGTTGCAGCAATAAAAATAAAACGACTTAAAAAAGTTTATTGTGACGAATATAAAGTAATTTATGATAAAGATTTTGATAAAGAATTAGCGATAATGACTTGTTTATTTTCAGATGTAGTATGGAATATACCGTCTAATGAATTTGATGGCCCAAGGGATCAGTGGGAGAAACAGATATTTGGGAAAAAAATAAATTCTAATTGGAAACCAAAAGAATAGACATTAATTTAGCAAGTGGGTATAAGTAATAAGAACCCCACTTGCTATTTTTATAGGTAATTACGTCTCAGCCTAAAAGTTAACTAATAGGGTTTGACGACTGCTTGCCCAATTGAGGTTTAATTAACATAGCACCACTTGCAGTCATTATTAAGGATATAACTGCTATTATACGGAAGAAAGCTAAATACCCTTTTATCCCAAAGAACTCAAGTCCATACCACGGACCTATTAGTAAAATTTCAAAAGGTAGAAACCATCCAATTGAAGCATCTGTAGCATTTAAATATACATTTACTAAAGTTGCTCCAAACGTAATAATCCAAAATATGCAGAAATACATCTTGAACCCTCGAGTTGAACCTTTCGCGCCATATACTAACATTAAAATCCAACAAAAGATGTAGCCCAATGTGATAATTGCATTACTTACAGTCGCAGGTCCATGGAAGGTTTCGAGCAAACCCCAAACTGTACAAAAAATAGATATTGCAATTGAAAAACATAATAACGTTACTGCATTTTTCATCTTTTGTAATCTCCTTAGAAATATATTTCTATTTATTAAGTATATAGAGATTGTATCATAAGTTTCCAAACCAGCATAGATTTATATGCTTATGAAGATATAAACTTCAACTCGGCAAGTGGATGTAAGTAGCAGAAAAATCCACTTGCTATTTTATAGAGTAATTTCTTTATAACGTAAATGTTAGCTGACAGGTTATTTTTATAGAACTAAGATAAAGATATAAAAAACTTAAATGCAATATATAAGCTTTTGTATTAAAATAGTTCTATAGTGAATAAGACTCTTATACATGATTGGGGTAAAACATTAATTCATCAAGACAGTAGAAAATTTTAGAACCCATGCTTTTTAGGTACCAGTGAAAGAAAGTATGTTGATTAATTAATGTAATGTATGGGGTGTTTAAAGGATGGTAAACATGAGAGAAATTAAGATATCTATAAGAAATTTAGTAGAATTTATTATGCGACATGGTAGCATTGATAATAGATATGTTGGCAGTGTTAGAGCTGTGGAAGGTACAAGGGCACATCAAAAAATTCAAAGGGGCTATAAGGATAATTATAAGGCTGAGTTTCCTTTAAAATATGAGATTGTTGAGGAAGATATAAAAATCATAGTAGAGGGAAGAGCTGACGGAATTTTAAGTGAAGATGATGATTTTATAATCGATGAAATAAAAACTACTGTAAGAGATTTAGCTAGTATAGATGAAGACTTTAATCCTCTTCATTGGGCCCAGGCAAAGTGCTACGGATACATATATTGCTTGCAAAATGAACTGTCGGAAATATATATACAAATTACCTATTACAACATAGAAACCGATGAGACTAAATTTCTTAGAAACAAATATACCTTTGATGAGCTTAAGAATTTTTTCTTTGATTTAATAGATAAATATAAAGAGTGGGCGGAAATTCAAAAGCAGTGGGAAAATCTTAGGGATGAGACTATAAAGTGGTTAACTTTTCCTTTTAATGAATATAGAAGAGGGCAAAGAGATTTTGCAGTAAGGGTCTATAAAAGTATAACTGATGGTAAGAAGTGTTTTGCTCAAGCACCAACTGGAATTGGTAAGACTGTATCTACTCTTTTCCCAGCAATCAAGGCGTTAGGAGAAGGTCATAGTTCAAAGCTTTTTTATCTTACAGCAAAGACAATAACTAGAGAAGTAGCAGAGAATACTATAGAAGCTATGAGAAATAAGGGTTTAAAGCTTAAAGCTGTGACTATAACTGCTAAGGATAAGGTATGTTTTATGGAAGAGTCCAATTGTAATCCAGAATATTGTCCTTATGCAAATGGTTATTATGATCGTATAAATGAAGCTTTAAAGTTAATATTAAAAGAAAAGGGTGATTATACAAGAGAAATCATCGAGAAATTTGCTAAGGATTATCAATTATGTCCTTTTGAATTGGCTTTGGATTTAACTTTATGGTCTGATGCAATTGTTTGTGACTACAATTATGTTTTTGATCCAAAGGTTTATTTAAGAAGGTTTTTTGAAAATAAGACTACAGATTTTACTTTTTTAATAGATGAGGCTCATAACTTAGTTGATAGAGGGCGGGAAATGTTTTCTGCCACCTTAAATAAGAGTGATGTAATGAATCTTAAAAAAGAGCTTAAGGAAAAAGATAAAAGACTTTATAAAGCTCTTAATAATATAAATAGTTACTTTGTGGAGAAGAAAAAAGCTTGCGAGCCAGAAGGTATTATTATAGAGAAAGAAGAGCCACTGGAACTTTATACTTTCCTTAGAGTTTTCTTAGAAAGGGCAGATGAATATCTATCAGAAAACCAAGATGATAGTGAAGAATTATTAAAGTTTTATTTTGATGCTTATAGTTTTATGTCTATTGGGGATTTATATAATGAAAAGTATGTGACCTTTACAGAGAAGAACTATGATGATACAAGAATAAAACTTTATTGTGTTGATCCTTCTGAATTATTACAAGGAGCTATGAAACGAGGAAAAGCTTCTGTTATTTTTTCTGCTACCTTGTTACCATTACCATACTTTCAGGATATCTTAGGTGGAAATTCAGAAGATTATTTAGTGAATTTGACTTCTCCTTTTAATATAGATAACAGGTTATTGCTTATTGCTGACAATGTATCCACAACTTATACAAAAAGAGAGGAATCTTTGGATGATATTGTTGATTATATAATTCTTACAGCTAAAAGCAAGATAGGAAATTATATGGTTTTCTTTCCTTCTTATAAATATATGGAGATGGTATATGAAAGCTTTTTAGAAAGAGAGACTGGCTTAACTTCAAAAATTCAAGGCTCTAGTATGACGGAAGAGGAAAAGGAAGAATTTCTTGGAGCATTCAAAAATGATCCAGAAGAATCCTATATAGGATTTTGTGTTTTAGGTGGTCATTTTTCAGAAGGGATAGATTTAACTTATGATAGGCTCATAGGTGTTATAATAGTCGGAGTAGGTATGCCTCAGATTGGAATTGATAGGGATATTATAAAGGATTATTTTAACGAGAAAGAAGGAACTGGTTTTGATTACGCATACACTTACCCTGGAATGATAAAGGTACTTCAAGCAGTTGGTAGGTGCATTAGAACCGAAGAAGATAAAGGTGTAATAGTACTTATAGATACAAGGTATGGGCAAAGAAGGTATACACAGTTATTCCCAGCAGAGTGGCGAAACAATAATAAGGTAAGAAGCACAGAGGAAGCAGCTACTCTTATGAAGAATTTTTGGGATAGAATTGAATAAGCAGTATACGTAAATAAATTAGTTGAAGACTAATTTAAGTAACCTTCAATTAGAAATGTATATTGATTTCATAAATGGTATGTACATTTAATCTAGAAACATTATTGGAACTTATATAGAAGCTAAAATTTATAACAAAACAGGAGGAAAACATATGATTAACTTTGGTGTAATAGGAACAGGAAAGATAGTAGAACAATTTTTAGCAGCGGCAGCATTAGTTGAGGATTTTTCTTTTACTGCTATTTATTCGAGAACTGAAAATTCAGCAAAGGCTTTTGCAGAAAAGCATGGAGCAAAAGAGTACTACACTAATCTAGAAGAAATGGCAAAGAGTAAATCTATTGATGCAGTTTATATAGCATCACCTAATGCACTTCATTGTGAGCAAACAATTTTATTTTTAAATAATAAAAAGCATGTGCTTTGTGAAAAAGCTTTAGCTTCAAATAGTAGGGAAGTAAAAAAGATGATAGAAGTAGCAAAGAAAAATCAAGTGTTTTTAATGGAAGCCATGAAAACTACAGTAACTCCAAACTTTACATCTATAAGAGAGAATTTATATAAGATTGGAAAGATAAGAAGCTATGTAGGAAACTATTGTCAGTATTCTTCAAGGTATGATCAATATAAAGAAGGGATTATCCAAAATGCGTTTAAACCAGAGCTGTCCAACGGAGCAATAATGGACATCGGAGTTTATTGTATAGAACCTATGGTTCAACTTTTTGGTAAGCCTAACACTATAAAAGCAACAGGAGTAATGCTTGAATCAGGGGTAGACGGAAGTGGAAGCATAAGCTTTGGCTATAAAGATATGGAGGCTATTGTGATATACTCAAAAATAACACATTCCTTCTGTTCATCAGAAATTAAAGGTGAGAAGGGTAGCATCATCATAGGTAATATGAATAACTTTAATGATGTAAAAATTCATTATAGAAGTGGAGACGTAGAAGATATTTCAATAAAGCAAAATAAGGAATTAATGATTTATGAAATAGAAGAATTCATAAAATCACTCAAAGCAAGAGAAATGGAGTCAAAGGTTAATTCTCATGAAGTTTCCATTAAAACTATGGAGATAATTGATGAGGCGAGAAGTCAAATTGGTGTTGTATATCCTGCAGATCAAAAATAGTTTTATATTTGGAATGTAAAGGCAACACAAAAAATTTATACTTTATTTATATTTATGTTAGATAAAATATATAGGTGCGTTTTATAATTAAATAATAAGAAAAATCTCTAATAATTGATCTGAAATATGATAATAAATTAAAGTGATAGTTAGTATTTGAGTAAATCTACGATGCAAATTGCGTAGATAAATAAGGTATTTGCTAAGTTTCTATACTTATTGACTCTATTAGTAAGTAATGTAACAAAATAAATTAACGTTATGATTGATTGTTTTGGAAAAAAGCTTAAATAAAAAGGAGTGAAAAGATGAAATTTAAAAAGAAGAGATTAATAGCTTTAAGCCTAATAATTGGTTCAACGCTATTTGTATCTACAGCTCTTGCTGAAATCAATTCAAAGAGTGGCTATGAACAAGGAAAAGATATACTCAAATATACTGCGTCTCAACTTTATGAAGGTAGTATAAAAAGTTATACAATAGAAACTGAGACCACATTATTAGACAATGATGATATTATGGAAAAACAAAATGAAGTAAAGAAATATGATATAGTAAACAAGCGTATGGAAGACACATCTACTCAATTAAAAAATGGACAGCAAGTTAAATATTATTTTTATAAGGACCTAAATAAAGATATCAGTTATGATAAATCTAGTGATACTTATTATGTTACTCAATTTTCTGAGCCACAGAGTATTGATTATTTAGGTAAGAATCCCTTTAAACAACAATATGCTTCTGACTTTGAAAAAATTGCTGATGCAGTGGTTGGTAATCTCAAAGATTATGTAGTGGTTTCTGAAAGACCAGATGGAAGCAAAATGTTATCAGGAGCTATTAGCAAAACTCAGATTCCGGCACTGGTTAATGCAATTTCTTCTTATTTAATGAAGCAAGAACTTTCTAATACTTATGATCAAGAAAAGCAAGCTTATGTAGATAGAGGCTTAAAGGATGTATTTGTGAAAGCTGTAAAGGGAAGTGCTAATGTATCTAAGTCAGGAATTGTGGAAAGTGTTAATATAGATACATTAATAAGTGCTAGAGATGATAAGGAAGAATTTCATATTTTTACATTAAAGACTGTCATTAAGGTAAAGGATTTAAATAGTACAGTAGTAAATGAACCAAACTTAAAAGAAAAGACAGTACAAACCACTTATATTGATAATAAAGGAAGCGTTACTGCATCAGATAAGGTTGATATTGGTATATATAAAGGAACTTATAAAAATGATATATTAATTGTGAAAGATAACAATATTGTAAAAATAGGTGAAAGAGTTTTAGAGATAAGAGAGATAAGTGAAAGTAAAATTAATGCATATTATTCAGAAAATTACCTAGAGGGTTATGAAAACTATAAAAAGTCAGCAATATTTGCAGATATAGAAAAAAATTTAGAAAAACATCCAGATAAAAATCCAGCAGAAAGGTATTATTCTATTGCTATAGAATTCACTTATGGAGATAATGATGAGATGGGATATTTAGGGTTATATGAACCAACTAGTGTTAATGTTAGCTTTGAAAAGCATAAACAAGATAGCGATGTTATTGCTAATTCTAATCTAGTTAGGGTATTAAATTAGAGATTTTCATTTTTGATTATCAAAATTAGAATCAGAAGATCTATATAAGTAAAAGGTGAAGGAATATGAAGTTGAACAAAAGGCAGAAGATAGCCCTAAGTTTTGTAGTAGGATTAATAATGTTTGTAACAACAGCTTTAGCTGAAATAAATTCCAAAAGCGGATATGAGGAAGGCAAGGATATTTTAAAGTATACTGCAACTAGCCTTAGTGATGGAACAATATCAAATTATACAATTGAAAGAGCTATAGAATTAAAGGATAATGGTGCGAAAATTTTATGTGAGAATTCAATTACAAAGTACGATGTAATAAATAAGGCAATTGAGAAAGCTATTTTAGGAGGGGAAGGAAAAGGACGTTATCAAAATCATAGTTATATAGACAGTAATATTAAGATAGATAGTATAGATAACGGATATAGAGTTAGTAATAATTTTTACGGAAATAACTTCTATAAGTTTTCAACCCCTTTTGAAAGAGGTGATTACTCAGATTTAGAAAAAATAACGGATGCTGCTATTGGTGAGTTGAAGGATTATATTGTAGTTTCAGAAAATCCTAATGGAAGTAAAGAACTAGCAGTGTCTGTCAATCAGGCACAAATACCAACAGTAGTAAATGCTATGACTTCATATTATTTTAAAAGTAAATTAGGTAAAACATATGATGCTGAAACTCAGAGTAATAAATATAACTTACACAAGGATATTTTTATCAAATCAGCATCAGGATGTATGAACATAACAGAGCAAGATATAGTTGATAAAATCATTGTATCTTTAAGCGTCATTGGAAAAGATGAGCAAAATAATGAGCATATAATTACCCTAGATATACTTCTTAAGATAACTAATATTAATGAGACTACTGTAAAAAAACCTAATTTAGATGATCCAAATATTACTGTTCAATATGATAATTATCAAAAAGGCGTAGAAAAAGTTGATATTAATATTTATGTTGGAACTTATAAAAGTGATATAACTGTTGTTAAAAATGGAGAAGTTATAAAGATTGGTGATAGAACAGTTGAAATCAAAAGTTTAGACACAGATACTATTTCAATAATATATTATCAAAATTATAAGGACGGATATGAAGAAGGTAATGCGAAATCATCAGTATTTAGGTTTACTGGAGAACAAAATAATAGTAAAGAGAGTTTTGGAAAGTTTTATTCTTTAAATTATAATATAAGAGATGTAGATTCTAACAATAGTGTTGGGACTATAGACTTGCAAAGCCCAAGTAGTATCTATTTTGATATTAAGTCAACAAATGATAATAAGGATGAGAATAAAGAAAAAACTAATCATGTTCTTTTTCAAAGAGTAGTACAATAACTTTTTATTTTATCGAATTAGTTAGATTATAATTTGTTTTTAGAGTGAATGATAAGAAGAGTTTCAAAATTTGAAAGCTTTTTTATAAAGGGCATGGAATTATGTCACTAATCTTAAAATAGGAGAAACGGTTATGGATGTGGTTATTGAAATAAAAAATCTCACTAAATTATATAGTAACAAAAGAGGTATAAGAGATATAAATTTACAAATTCAAAGAGGCGATGTTTTTGGTTTTTTAGGACCTAATGGAGCTGGTAAAACAACCGCAATGAAAATTATGACTGGACTTGTAAAACCAGATTCTGGTGATGTGAAAATTCTTGGACATAGCATTTTAGAAGATACAGAAAACGCTTTGAAAAAAGTAGGATGTCTAATTGAAAATGCGGAAGCGTATCCCTATCTAACGGCTTTTGAAAATCTTAAACAATTTTCAAGGTATTATGATAATGTAGACGAAAAGAGAATAGAAGAGGTATTAGAACTTACAGGAATTTTCAAATATAAAAATGAAAAACCAAAGAAATTCTCTTTAGGTATGAAACAAAGACTTGGAATAGCAGCAGCAATTGTATCTAGACCAGAAATCGTAATATTAGATGAGCCACTTAATGGTCTTGATGTTGAAGGTATGATAAGTATGAGAGAACTTATAAAGAAGCTTTCTGTGGAGGAAAATACAACTTTCTTTATTTCTAGTCACTTAATTCATGATATAGAGCTCACTTGTAATAAGATAGGAGTACTTCATAATGGGGTTATCCTTAATGTAGAAACAACACAGAACATATTAAATAATTATGCGAGTCTTGAAAATTATTTTGTCAGTGAGGTTGAAGCAAATGCGAGGGTATAAAAATGCAGTGATAAATGAGGTAGAGAAATTATATAAAAAGAAAAAGGTAATAATATCAGCTATATTATCACTAATTAGTATATGTATTGGGGAATTAGCAGTAATAGCGCTAAGAGAAGGTCTTGGGATAATAGGAGCCCAGAGTATGGACTTTCCTATATTAGTATTATCTATATTAGTATATACTGTGTTGCCATTATTTACAGCTTTAGTTGCAGTAGATAGTTTTAGTGGAGAGTTTTCACATAATACCATGAAAATTCTTATAACAAGGCCTATTTCTAGGTTTAAAGTATTCTGTGCAAAGTTTACAGCTATAATTATTTTTATATTATCTAATCTTTTATTTGCAATGCTTTTTTCTATAATTGCAGGAATTTTATTTAATCCAAGTACTTTTTCAATAAGTGGACTTATTCAAGTAATAATTAGTTATTTTGTTACCTTATTTCCTATGATTGTTTTAGCTTTATTAGTTGTGTTCTATGCGAATATGATAAAGAGCGGAACAGCAGTATTTTTTCTAGCAATAATAACATTTATAGGTTTCAAAGCTTTAGAAATTGTATTAACTAAATATTCAGGAATATTTTTTACATCTACTTTTGGATGGTATAAGTTATGGATAATGAATATTTTCCCAGCATGGAAAATACTTCGTCAAGGGATGCTTTTAGTTAGTTATTCGATATTATTATTTACAGGAAGCTATTATTTCTTTGATAAAAAAGAATTTTAAGGTGAATTATGAAGATAAAAAAACGATTATTTATTTCTAATATAATTACGGTTCTAATAACATTAATAATAACTATAGTTGCAACTTGTGGCTTTTTCTTTTTTTCTGCAAGACTTGATATTAGAAGAATGAACACGAAAAATATTGAAGAAGTTGTGGATAAAAGTAAAAGCCTATCAGAGATTTCAAATTATTTGATAGATTCAGAGCGTAAAATTAAAACAAACGTAGAAATTGAGAAATATCTAAGATATTCTCTAGCGGATATGAATGGAAAGTATATATTATATAAAAGTCAGAATGATATTATTCAATCTGAAGGTATTAACAGAATTGATGTTGAAAGAATTGTGGATGAGTCTAAGGGAACTATAGATATTAATGGTGAAAACTATATGTCTAAGATTTCTGGGTTTCAAAATGAAGATGGGTCTAATGGAAAGTTAATATTAATGGTTCCA is a window encoding:
- a CDS encoding Nramp family divalent metal transporter, with amino-acid sequence MQTAKEGKGLTYRPLTKNKLRSNLKFIGPAFVVSVAYIDPGNFATNITGGSSYDYSLLWVIFWSNLMAIFLQTLSAKLGIATEENLTGLCRKVFSKKVNWIFWFVAGLATIATTLAEFLGASLGFYLLFRIPLPIAGLLTGIITFGIVYLQKYGQRLIEIVITILVAIICLAYTIELFLARPDFSAIALGTLVPTLPDNNSLLIAVGMLGATVMPHVIYLHSELVQDRNKNCSISQKKKHLKLEKIDIFIAMNIAFIVNAAMVIVSAAVFYKSGLVVDSIEDAHKSLSPLLGSLSSGAFGIALLASGFSSSTVGTMAGETVMNGFVNIKIPTNIKRLITMVPAMFILAIGINPMTALVLSQVFLSFALPAAIIPLILLTSKKSIMGEFVNSSATKIFGFAIALIIVVLNCVLLYSTLIGF
- a CDS encoding iron dependent repressor, metal binding and dimerization domain protein, producing the protein MKDSFFHTFNEYMKKEHNVLTASMEDYLEMIYRLSINDKFTRIKELASALNVQPSSATKMVQRLSELKLLKYEKYGLIIFEEKGRVLGELLYRRHIVVEEFFKLIGVGEEHILEDTEKVEHTISINTLNCFEHMTKFFKENPENLKDYINYLSKQGFKLKP
- a CDS encoding ATP-dependent DNA helicase; its protein translation is MREIKISIRNLVEFIMRHGSIDNRYVGSVRAVEGTRAHQKIQRGYKDNYKAEFPLKYEIVEEDIKIIVEGRADGILSEDDDFIIDEIKTTVRDLASIDEDFNPLHWAQAKCYGYIYCLQNELSEIYIQITYYNIETDETKFLRNKYTFDELKNFFFDLIDKYKEWAEIQKQWENLRDETIKWLTFPFNEYRRGQRDFAVRVYKSITDGKKCFAQAPTGIGKTVSTLFPAIKALGEGHSSKLFYLTAKTITREVAENTIEAMRNKGLKLKAVTITAKDKVCFMEESNCNPEYCPYANGYYDRINEALKLILKEKGDYTREIIEKFAKDYQLCPFELALDLTLWSDAIVCDYNYVFDPKVYLRRFFENKTTDFTFLIDEAHNLVDRGREMFSATLNKSDVMNLKKELKEKDKRLYKALNNINSYFVEKKKACEPEGIIIEKEEPLELYTFLRVFLERADEYLSENQDDSEELLKFYFDAYSFMSIGDLYNEKYVTFTEKNYDDTRIKLYCVDPSELLQGAMKRGKASVIFSATLLPLPYFQDILGGNSEDYLVNLTSPFNIDNRLLLIADNVSTTYTKREESLDDIVDYIILTAKSKIGNYMVFFPSYKYMEMVYESFLERETGLTSKIQGSSMTEEEKEEFLGAFKNDPEESYIGFCVLGGHFSEGIDLTYDRLIGVIIVGVGMPQIGIDRDIIKDYFNEKEGTGFDYAYTYPGMIKVLQAVGRCIRTEEDKGVIVLIDTRYGQRRYTQLFPAEWRNNNKVRSTEEAATLMKNFWDRIE
- a CDS encoding Gfo/Idh/MocA family protein; this encodes MINFGVIGTGKIVEQFLAAAALVEDFSFTAIYSRTENSAKAFAEKHGAKEYYTNLEEMAKSKSIDAVYIASPNALHCEQTILFLNNKKHVLCEKALASNSREVKKMIEVAKKNQVFLMEAMKTTVTPNFTSIRENLYKIGKIRSYVGNYCQYSSRYDQYKEGIIQNAFKPELSNGAIMDIGVYCIEPMVQLFGKPNTIKATGVMLESGVDGSGSISFGYKDMEAIVIYSKITHSFCSSEIKGEKGSIIIGNMNNFNDVKIHYRSGDVEDISIKQNKELMIYEIEEFIKSLKAREMESKVNSHEVSIKTMEIIDEARSQIGVVYPADQK
- a CDS encoding ABC transporter ATP-binding protein, which translates into the protein MDVVIEIKNLTKLYSNKRGIRDINLQIQRGDVFGFLGPNGAGKTTAMKIMTGLVKPDSGDVKILGHSILEDTENALKKVGCLIENAEAYPYLTAFENLKQFSRYYDNVDEKRIEEVLELTGIFKYKNEKPKKFSLGMKQRLGIAAAIVSRPEIVILDEPLNGLDVEGMISMRELIKKLSVEENTTFFISSHLIHDIELTCNKIGVLHNGVILNVETTQNILNNYASLENYFVSEVEANARV
- a CDS encoding ABC transporter permease — encoded protein: MRGYKNAVINEVEKLYKKKKVIISAILSLISICIGELAVIALREGLGIIGAQSMDFPILVLSILVYTVLPLFTALVAVDSFSGEFSHNTMKILITRPISRFKVFCAKFTAIIIFILSNLLFAMLFSIIAGILFNPSTFSISGLIQVIISYFVTLFPMIVLALLVVFYANMIKSGTAVFFLAIITFIGFKALEIVLTKYSGIFFTSTFGWYKLWIMNIFPAWKILRQGMLLVSYSILLFTGSYYFFDKKEF